From a single Nostoc edaphicum CCNP1411 genomic region:
- the sixA gene encoding phosphohistidine phosphatase SixA — translation MELYLIRHGIAEDKGLGIKDEERSLTKEGRQKTEKVAQKLVKLGLNFDLILTSPLVRARQTAEILIAEKLSSQFEESSHLAPDGQISSWLKDWLEPKNYSQNTQLALVGHEPGLTNWAEILLWGEVKESLVLKKAGMIGIKLPETGSPLGRSQMFWLTPPKYLL, via the coding sequence ATGGAACTATATTTAATTCGTCATGGTATAGCCGAAGACAAGGGATTAGGCATCAAAGATGAGGAGCGCAGCCTTACCAAAGAAGGAAGACAAAAAACTGAGAAAGTTGCCCAGAAACTTGTTAAATTAGGTTTAAACTTTGATTTAATTCTCACCAGTCCCTTAGTGCGGGCCCGCCAAACGGCTGAAATCCTCATAGCAGAAAAACTAAGCTCCCAATTCGAGGAATCTAGCCACCTTGCGCCCGATGGTCAAATATCTAGTTGGCTCAAAGACTGGTTAGAGCCGAAGAATTATTCCCAAAATACCCAATTGGCGCTGGTTGGACATGAACCTGGTTTGACCAATTGGGCAGAAATTCTCCTGTGGGGAGAAGTCAAAGAAAGTTTAGTCTTGAAAAAAGCAGGTATGATTGGGATAAAACTACCAGAAACAGGTTCTCCTCTGGGTCGTAGTCAAATGTTTTGGTTGACACCGCCCAAGTACCTGCTGTAA
- a CDS encoding DHH family phosphoesterase produces MYLNSPVTQFESLSLTTEPNQEEPEIEKAPVEVAFKSPSLPPSVGDGAIYLSHRGNSLAQQKSEELQRTLLAHRHDRQLVILQDFPDPDALSCAWAYQLIAQQYDIKCEIIYAGALSHQENIALVRLTNLPIQRWTTQTLKTKDLSSYQGFVLIDNQGTTSQLLSAVQQAGIPLVVLIDHHSIQGDLQSEFEDIRPYVRATATIFTQYLQTGLLALDSSINQHVKCATALMHGLRSDTNRLMQAQEEDFMAAAYLSRFYDAQLLNAILQANRSKRVMDVIERSLKNRIVQNNFSIAGVGYLRYDDRDAIPQAADFLVTEENVHTAVVYGIVHDEDDELEIVIGSLRTSKLTLDPDEFIKEAFGQDSTGRFFGGGRTSAGGFEIPMGFLSGSNENSAYAKMKWEVFDTQIKQKLLRLVNPRDNPIQSE; encoded by the coding sequence ATGTACTTGAATTCGCCCGTTACTCAGTTTGAGAGTTTGTCATTGACCACAGAGCCAAACCAAGAGGAACCTGAAATCGAGAAAGCGCCAGTGGAAGTTGCATTTAAAAGTCCGTCATTACCGCCATCGGTAGGTGATGGGGCTATATATCTCAGTCACCGCGGTAATTCCCTGGCACAACAAAAGTCAGAAGAACTACAAAGAACACTTCTGGCGCACAGACACGATCGCCAGCTCGTAATTCTGCAAGATTTTCCTGACCCTGATGCCCTTTCCTGTGCCTGGGCTTACCAGTTAATTGCCCAGCAATATGATATCAAATGTGAAATCATTTATGCTGGTGCATTGAGCCATCAAGAAAATATTGCCTTGGTAAGGTTGACTAATTTACCTATCCAACGCTGGACAACACAAACCTTGAAAACCAAAGATTTGTCATCTTATCAAGGTTTTGTATTAATTGATAACCAGGGAACCACTTCACAGCTACTGTCAGCGGTGCAGCAGGCTGGAATTCCCCTAGTGGTACTCATCGACCATCACAGCATACAAGGTGATCTCCAATCAGAGTTTGAGGATATCCGCCCTTACGTAAGAGCGACTGCAACAATTTTTACCCAGTATCTCCAAACAGGATTACTGGCATTAGATAGCAGCATAAATCAACACGTCAAATGCGCTACTGCCTTGATGCATGGCTTGCGATCGGATACAAATCGGCTCATGCAAGCGCAAGAAGAAGACTTTATGGCAGCGGCGTATTTAAGCCGATTTTATGACGCCCAACTGCTGAATGCCATTTTACAGGCGAACCGTTCCAAGCGGGTGATGGATGTGATCGAGCGATCGCTAAAAAATCGCATCGTCCAAAATAACTTTTCCATTGCTGGTGTCGGTTATCTACGTTACGATGACCGCGATGCCATCCCCCAAGCGGCTGATTTTCTCGTCACCGAAGAAAATGTCCACACCGCTGTAGTTTATGGCATTGTTCACGATGAAGATGATGAACTGGAGATAGTCATCGGCTCCCTGAGAACCAGCAAACTTACCCTTGACCCCGATGAATTCATCAAAGAAGCCTTTGGTCAAGATAGCACAGGGCGCTTTTTCGGCGGTGGAAGAACAAGCGCAGGCGGCTTTGAAATTCCAATGGGCTTCTTATCTGGCAGCAACGAAAATTCCGCTTATGCGAAAATGAAATGGGAAGTATTCGACACTCAAATTAAGCAAAAACTGTTGAGGTTAGTTAACCCTAGAGACAACCCGATTCAGTCGGAGTAG
- a CDS encoding HNH endonuclease encodes MGKVLVLNASYEPLNITSWRRAAVLLIKGKAERVEHNGKFLYSDFPLPTVIRLRHYVRVPYKEIPLTRRNILHRDGHACQYCGYTGDELTLDHVIPRSRGGGDTWENIVTACVRCNVKKGSRTPHEAHMPLRHPPRQPYSSLYFEVSKHLKSGLHTEWQKYVIGL; translated from the coding sequence ATGGGGAAGGTTTTAGTCTTAAACGCCTCTTACGAACCTCTCAATATAACGAGCTGGCGTCGCGCTGCGGTTCTGTTAATCAAGGGCAAAGCAGAACGCGTGGAACACAACGGTAAATTCCTTTACTCGGATTTCCCGCTGCCTACCGTGATCCGGTTACGTCATTATGTACGTGTTCCTTATAAAGAAATTCCTCTGACTCGCCGAAATATATTGCACCGTGATGGTCATGCCTGTCAATACTGTGGCTACACAGGGGATGAATTGACACTAGATCATGTAATACCGCGATCGCGCGGCGGGGGCGATACCTGGGAAAACATTGTGACAGCTTGTGTCCGTTGCAATGTCAAAAAAGGCAGTCGGACTCCCCACGAAGCTCACATGCCTTTGCGTCATCCTCCCCGCCAACCTTATAGCAGCCTCTATTTCGAGGTCAGCAAACATCTTAAAAGTGGACTGCACACAGAGTGGCAAAAGTATGTTATAGGTCTTTGA
- the alr gene encoding alanine racemase: MLSRKEIPGVVPNQQCDPYAWFSQRAWVEIDLGALSYNVQQLVQFLSPNTQLMAVVKADAYGHGAVTVAQTVIQSGASWLGVATVPEAIQLREGGIQAPILILGATHTPEQIHAIAHWKLQPTLCSPKQALVFSDTLESMNYGSPVPVHIKLDTGMSRLGTNWQQAGEFVQLVQRLPHLSIASIYSHLATADDPDPTAMEEQHKRFEEAIAQIKAMGIQPPCLHLANSAAALTNPALHYDIVRVGLAVYGLYPATHLQNAIDLKPVLQLKARVTQVKTIAAGTSVSYGHKFIAPRELRLAVVGIGYADGVPRSLSNKMQALIRGQRVSQIGTITMDQLMLDVSAIPNIQEGEVVTLLGEQGKEQISADDWAEQLNTISWEILCGFKHRLPRVAVM; the protein is encoded by the coding sequence ATGTTAAGTCGCAAAGAAATCCCCGGTGTAGTTCCTAATCAGCAGTGCGACCCATACGCGTGGTTTTCGCAACGAGCTTGGGTAGAAATTGATTTAGGGGCATTGTCTTACAACGTACAGCAATTGGTGCAGTTTTTATCGCCGAATACCCAGTTGATGGCAGTAGTAAAAGCTGATGCCTATGGACATGGAGCGGTAACAGTCGCCCAAACTGTAATTCAATCGGGAGCTAGTTGGCTGGGAGTCGCTACAGTTCCAGAAGCAATTCAACTCCGAGAAGGCGGGATTCAAGCACCCATTTTGATTTTAGGAGCAACTCATACACCAGAGCAGATTCATGCGATCGCACATTGGAAACTCCAGCCCACACTCTGTAGCCCTAAACAAGCTCTAGTATTTTCCGATACTTTGGAATCGATGAATTATGGTTCTCCAGTGCCCGTACACATCAAATTAGACACGGGAATGTCTAGGTTGGGAACTAATTGGCAGCAAGCTGGCGAATTTGTGCAATTAGTGCAGCGCTTACCACATCTTTCTATTGCCAGTATTTATTCCCATTTGGCAACAGCAGATGATCCTGATCCGACGGCAATGGAAGAACAGCATAAACGATTTGAGGAAGCGATCGCTCAAATCAAAGCAATGGGAATCCAACCACCCTGCTTGCATTTGGCAAATTCAGCCGCCGCACTCACAAATCCGGCATTGCACTACGATATTGTGCGAGTAGGTTTAGCCGTTTACGGACTCTACCCAGCAACCCATTTGCAAAATGCGATCGACCTCAAGCCCGTTTTGCAACTTAAGGCACGAGTTACCCAAGTTAAAACAATTGCCGCAGGAACATCTGTCAGCTACGGTCATAAATTTATTGCCCCGCGTGAACTTCGCCTCGCCGTCGTGGGAATTGGCTATGCTGACGGTGTTCCTCGCAGTCTTTCCAACAAAATGCAGGCATTAATTCGCGGTCAGCGGGTGTCGCAAATTGGGACAATTACAATGGATCAGTTGATGCTGGATGTGAGTGCCATACCCAATATCCAAGAAGGAGAAGTAGTCACCTTGCTAGGGGAACAGGGAAAAGAACAAATTTCAGCGGATGATTGGGCAGAACAATTAAATACTATTTCTTGGGAAATTCTCTGTGGGTTTAAGCATCGTCTGCCTCGTGTTGCAGTTATGTAA
- a CDS encoding formylglycine-generating enzyme family protein, with the protein MQHGSFTQALLDGLRIAGAGNCATVERLDRYLQSTVPTINQTHQKNPQHPYATAEPATKLHLILLPDYATLADITQIKIDAYEAEVKGDWELAKQLWIRVNVAARGSDMQAIEAFSRIFLRQGESSAPPKNPEPLPNSGRSGISEPAPTAHQSELQVFQFEIVKVNASGQVVKRDTSKAEYFTEDLGNGVSLEMVYIPDGTFLMGTEDEEIERLVQKFGWDGFRREKPQHEVKVQSFFMGKYPVTQAQWKRVAALPKVNRDLKADPSKFKGDKRAVEQVSWNDAVEFCDRLSSLSKYANKQYRLPSEAEWEYACRASTNTPFHFGETITTELANFNGDSTYASEPKGKKCGETTEVGSFPPNGFGLYDMHGNVWEWCQDNRHDSYKGAPRDGSAWIDNDNQTRLLRGGSWFSNPENCRSACRLSFSCVSRYDLIGFRIVCAAGRTL; encoded by the coding sequence TTGCAACACGGCTCATTTACCCAGGCGTTGTTAGACGGGTTGAGGATAGCAGGTGCAGGAAACTGCGCCACAGTAGAAAGATTGGACAGATATTTACAATCGACAGTACCCACAATCAATCAAACCCACCAGAAAAATCCACAACATCCTTATGCTACAGCCGAACCAGCTACCAAATTACACTTAATTTTGTTGCCCGACTATGCCACCCTAGCTGATATTACCCAGATAAAAATCGATGCTTATGAAGCTGAAGTTAAAGGAGATTGGGAATTAGCCAAGCAATTATGGATTCGCGTGAATGTGGCTGCTAGGGGTTCTGATATGCAAGCAATTGAAGCATTTTCTAGAATTTTTTTGCGACAAGGAGAGTCTTCTGCACCTCCCAAAAATCCTGAACCTTTACCAAACAGCGGGAGGTCAGGAATTTCTGAACCAGCACCTACAGCACATCAAAGTGAACTACAGGTTTTTCAATTTGAGATTGTGAAGGTAAATGCAAGTGGTCAAGTGGTGAAACGAGATACAAGCAAAGCCGAATATTTCACCGAAGACTTAGGAAATGGTGTCAGCTTAGAAATGGTGTATATCCCCGATGGCACATTCCTGATGGGTACAGAAGATGAAGAGATAGAAAGGCTTGTGCAAAAATTCGGTTGGGATGGGTTTAGAAGAGAAAAACCTCAGCACGAAGTAAAGGTTCAATCATTCTTTATGGGTAAATATCCAGTTACCCAAGCGCAATGGAAAAGAGTAGCAGCACTACCCAAAGTTAACCGTGACCTGAAAGCAGACCCATCTAAATTTAAAGGAGATAAAAGAGCAGTAGAGCAAGTATCTTGGAACGATGCAGTTGAATTTTGCGATCGTCTCTCTAGCCTCTCCAAATATGCAAATAAGCAATATCGTCTACCAAGCGAAGCTGAATGGGAATATGCCTGTCGTGCAAGCACAAATACACCCTTTCACTTTGGCGAGACGATTACAACTGAGTTAGCTAACTTCAATGGAGATTCTACTTACGCTTCTGAGCCAAAAGGAAAAAAGTGTGGAGAAACAACAGAAGTAGGCAGTTTTCCACCCAACGGCTTTGGATTATACGATATGCATGGGAATGTTTGGGAGTGGTGTCAAGATAATCGGCATGACAGCTATAAAGGAGCGCCTAGAGATGGAAGTGCATGGATAGATAATGATAATCAAACTCGTCTGCTGCGGGGCGGTTCCTGGTTCAGCAATCCTGAGAATTGCCGTTCCGCGTGCCGCCTCAGCTTCTCGTGCGTCAGCCGCTACGACCTTATTGGTTTTCGTATTGTGTGCGCTGCCGGGAGGACTCTTTAG
- a CDS encoding caspase family protein yields the protein MAKNWVIAIGINQYNNLQHLNYAKLDAEAMRDWFQNEVRFDKVFLFTEDSPPIKTSPPIPTQATYGNLRRFLRANFEIPLLAPGDNLWFFFAGHGCREADRDYLMLMDSDPGDVEHTAIPVDYVTQRLRRSGADNVVLFLDACRDQGSREGKGIGKEHQGVVTFYSCSPSQKSYEIDQKC from the coding sequence ATGGCTAAAAATTGGGTGATCGCGATCGGCATTAACCAGTACAACAATCTTCAGCACCTAAACTACGCCAAACTAGATGCCGAAGCTATGCGCGATTGGTTTCAAAATGAAGTGCGGTTTGACAAAGTATTTTTGTTTACAGAAGATTCTCCCCCAATTAAGACTTCTCCACCCATTCCCACTCAGGCTACTTACGGTAATTTGCGGCGGTTCTTAAGGGCAAACTTTGAAATACCACTATTAGCACCAGGGGATAATCTCTGGTTTTTCTTTGCTGGTCACGGTTGTCGTGAAGCTGACCGTGACTATCTCATGCTGATGGATAGCGATCCAGGGGATGTAGAACATACGGCAATCCCTGTTGATTATGTTACCCAAAGATTGCGCCGTAGTGGAGCAGATAATGTAGTGTTGTTTTTAGATGCTTGCCGCGATCAAGGAAGCAGGGAAGGAAAGGGTATTGGTAAAGAACATCAGGGAGTAGTTACCTTTTACTCTTGCAGTCCCAGTCAAAAGTCTTATGAAATTGACCAGAAATGTTGA
- a CDS encoding response regulator: MSTTPIGSYRLFQKLHPLSLLAQLTSRRATGCLSIFTGIVSWSIYLEDGKLTYASYSDKLFERLDSHLRRLSQQIPALNSATRVQMRLMFETKNEHQSIPNADYQAICWLVNQDYITSVQAGSLIDELAKEVLESFLCLKEGSYEFSPESSLNELPKFCRLDLRLLVEHCQKQLRNRQNIQSSIPSGGGSQVLSATQSSQVQPQLHIKIGQNLPIPINFDIPENNQITQPPVGKKLYTIACIDDSQTVLNSIKHFLDENTFSVVMINDPVKALMQILRSKPDLILLDVEMPSLDGYELCSLLRKHSAFKNTPIIMVTGRTGFIDRAKAKIVRSSGYLTKPFTQSELLKMVFKHLG, from the coding sequence ATGAGCACAACTCCTATAGGTAGCTACAGGTTGTTCCAGAAACTACATCCGCTATCTCTGTTGGCACAATTAACCAGTCGGCGTGCTACAGGGTGCTTAAGCATATTTACTGGAATAGTTTCTTGGTCAATTTATCTAGAGGACGGTAAACTTACTTATGCCTCCTATTCAGATAAACTGTTTGAACGGCTTGACAGTCACTTGCGACGCTTAAGCCAGCAAATTCCTGCTCTCAACAGCGCCACTCGCGTGCAAATGCGGCTGATGTTTGAGACGAAGAATGAACATCAATCAATACCAAATGCGGATTACCAAGCTATTTGTTGGTTAGTAAATCAGGACTATATTACCTCTGTGCAAGCAGGAAGCCTGATAGACGAATTGGCAAAGGAAGTGCTGGAATCATTTCTGTGTTTAAAAGAAGGTAGCTATGAATTCAGTCCAGAAAGCTCTTTGAATGAACTACCAAAGTTCTGTCGCCTGGATTTGCGCTTACTCGTTGAACACTGTCAAAAGCAGTTACGAAATCGACAAAATATTCAGTCATCAATTCCGTCTGGTGGCGGTTCTCAAGTTTTGTCTGCAACACAATCGTCTCAAGTTCAGCCACAACTGCATATAAAAATTGGGCAGAACTTGCCGATACCAATTAATTTTGATATCCCTGAGAATAATCAAATTACTCAGCCACCTGTTGGTAAAAAACTATATACAATTGCTTGCATTGATGATAGCCAAACGGTTTTGAATTCCATTAAACACTTTTTGGATGAAAACACATTTTCAGTTGTGATGATCAACGATCCAGTCAAAGCTTTAATGCAAATTCTGCGGAGTAAGCCTGATCTGATTTTGCTAGATGTTGAAATGCCAAGTTTAGATGGTTATGAGCTATGTTCCTTATTACGTAAACATTCAGCTTTTAAAAATACACCAATTATTATGGTGACTGGTAGAACAGGCTTTATCGACAGAGCAAAGGCTAAAATAGTCAGATCATCAGGATATTTGACTAAGCCTTTTACACAATCAGAATTGCTAAAAATGGTTTTTAAGCATCTTGGTTGA
- a CDS encoding four helix bundle protein, with amino-acid sequence MRQPAKTFQDLVVWQKAHQFILLVYPFTAHFPKSEIYGLTSQFRRAAISIPANIAEGFKKKGLADKGRFLNIAQGSLEECRYYLILSNDLEYGDTSELKIKLEEVSKLLTSYANSIQNSDS; translated from the coding sequence ATGAGACAGCCAGCAAAGACATTTCAAGATTTGGTAGTTTGGCAAAAAGCACATCAATTTATTTTATTGGTGTACCCATTTACTGCTCATTTTCCTAAATCAGAAATATATGGACTGACTTCTCAATTTAGACGGGCAGCAATTTCTATACCAGCCAATATAGCAGAAGGGTTTAAGAAAAAAGGTTTAGCAGATAAAGGACGTTTTTTAAATATTGCACAAGGCTCTCTGGAAGAATGTCGTTATTATCTAATTCTTTCAAATGATTTAGAATATGGTGATACTTCGGAGTTAAAAATTAAACTTGAAGAAGTTAGTAAACTCCTAACAAGCTATGCTAATTCTATTCAGAATTCTGACTCCTGA
- a CDS encoding response regulator transcription factor, translating to MSLTLLGTILIVEDSPSELELMSHYLKESGYNVIKASGAKEGLEKAVLEKPDAIVTDVVMPEMSGFELCRSLRRNPITAKVPIVVCSSKNQEIDRLWAMRQGADAYITKPYTREHLLRTIKSVVI from the coding sequence GTGAGCCTGACTTTGCTTGGCACAATTTTAATTGTAGAAGATTCTCCCAGCGAATTGGAATTGATGAGCCATTATCTGAAAGAAAGTGGTTACAACGTAATTAAAGCAAGCGGTGCAAAAGAGGGTTTAGAAAAAGCTGTGTTAGAAAAACCAGATGCGATCGTTACTGATGTAGTAATGCCAGAAATGAGTGGATTTGAATTGTGTCGTTCTCTAAGAAGAAATCCGATTACGGCAAAAGTGCCGATTGTGGTTTGTAGTTCTAAAAATCAAGAAATTGATCGTTTGTGGGCGATGAGGCAAGGTGCAGATGCCTATATAACTAAACCTTACACCCGCGAACATCTTCTACGTACTATTAAATCAGTGGTAATTTAA
- a CDS encoding chemotaxis protein CheW: MTSTNITLASKPTQNNLADGYLKFQLNQQTTAVLSMKHTQEAILVPVESITSMPNMPPCILGLMNWRSRIIWVVDLPKMLNLESLDYRLRQYNVIVIQVESLVLGLVVQEIKGTTKFIVDEIHSPIGQVTSSLVPYLCGCVVQQEEILLVLDAQAIVQSSILRSD; encoded by the coding sequence ATGACTAGTACAAACATTACTCTTGCTTCAAAACCAACCCAAAATAATTTAGCAGATGGTTATCTGAAGTTTCAGCTAAATCAACAAACTACTGCTGTTTTATCAATGAAGCATACACAAGAAGCTATTCTTGTGCCTGTTGAATCTATTACGTCGATGCCTAATATGCCCCCCTGCATATTAGGATTAATGAATTGGCGGAGTCGGATAATTTGGGTAGTTGATTTGCCAAAAATGCTCAATTTAGAATCCCTAGATTATCGACTGCGGCAGTACAATGTAATCGTTATCCAAGTAGAATCATTAGTGTTGGGCTTAGTTGTACAAGAAATAAAAGGTACAACCAAGTTTATAGTTGATGAGATTCATTCTCCTATAGGACAAGTGACATCCAGTTTAGTTCCTTATTTATGTGGGTGCGTTGTGCAGCAGGAAGAAATATTACTGGTATTAGATGCACAGGCGATTGTACAATCTTCTATTCTCCGCAGTGATTAG
- a CDS encoding methyl-accepting chemotaxis protein gives MFNKTNTNQGNSAQNRASLISSQKAIGTVVKLPTKLTTESANNSSLNQGIAYFTRLGLVKKATILAIAIGTIPVLGIGAIAFGFANKSITKQITQSQQAEATGLSDKLNRFMLGRYGDIQVISNLLFLTSPQASVSITTQQKQAVLDSVVEAYKAYDSIAVFDRQGNLIVQSTGEPLENQKERTYFQDALQKDTPVISKPEAAKNTGVMSIYLTAPVKETRTGQTIGLVQARMPVKSLEEVIKNYVANGQQYHLLDASGTVFLSPQKELLGKEAKGEYSSLPKLLAAKKLDSFIEVPKTQKKQELVSYVPANSIDGLPDLNWQVLLSTNTATVFEPQRQLLWIIAIGTAVTALIVAAIASRLAKLTTQPILNATAALAKLGQGKFNTRLEIEREDELGVLSANINLMAEQLQVLVKEQQQELDVEGVKLLADITLRIRKILKTEDIYHAAVQEVQRSLKTDRVIIYSLNPDNRDGVVVAESVTGDWPEMLGVQIDDPYFRERYLETYHDGEVQAVANIHQDQSLKNADGYIQLLEKFAVKGHLIVPILAQEKLLGLLIAHHCETPRVWQQPEIDLFQQIATQVGYALEQTKLLEEIEKVRNVTVTGSDETLQQQLLELLNDVEGAARGDLTVRADVTAGEIGTVADFFNSIVESLRDIVTQVKQAAIHVNSAIGSNEGAIRHLAEEALTQAAEINRTLDAVDQMTQSMKAVAESAEKAAFIANHAAHTATKSGYAMDLTVQNILSLRETVGETAKKVKRLGESSQQISRVVSLINQIAIQTNLLAINAGIEAARAGEEGQGFAVVAEEVGELAVRSAAATQEIEQIVENIQRETSEVVQAMEIGTTQVVEGTRIVEEAKQSLSEILDVSSQIDSLVQSISTATASQVETSQSVSQLMKDIAAISQRTSDSSRQVSESLQQTVEISQQLQETVEAFKVS, from the coding sequence ATGTTTAATAAAACCAACACAAATCAAGGTAATAGCGCTCAAAATCGAGCATCACTGATTTCATCCCAAAAAGCCATTGGAACTGTAGTAAAGTTACCCACTAAACTGACTACTGAAAGTGCTAACAATTCTTCTTTGAATCAGGGAATTGCTTATTTTACAAGGCTAGGATTGGTTAAGAAAGCGACTATTTTAGCGATCGCAATTGGTACAATACCAGTTTTGGGCATCGGTGCGATCGCTTTTGGTTTTGCCAACAAGTCGATTACCAAGCAAATTACCCAATCTCAACAAGCCGAAGCCACTGGTTTAAGTGATAAACTTAACCGCTTTATGCTGGGACGCTACGGTGATATCCAAGTAATATCAAACTTGCTATTTTTGACAAGTCCTCAAGCTAGTGTCAGTATCACTACTCAGCAAAAGCAAGCAGTCCTAGATAGTGTTGTCGAAGCCTACAAAGCTTATGACAGCATTGCTGTTTTTGATCGTCAAGGTAACTTGATTGTGCAATCCACAGGCGAACCACTGGAAAACCAAAAAGAACGTACCTATTTTCAAGACGCTTTACAAAAAGATACTCCTGTCATCAGCAAACCGGAAGCAGCAAAAAATACTGGTGTCATGAGTATTTATCTAACTGCACCTGTAAAAGAGACAAGGACGGGCCAAACCATTGGCTTGGTACAAGCACGTATGCCCGTAAAATCTTTAGAGGAAGTCATTAAGAACTACGTAGCCAACGGACAACAATACCATTTGCTCGATGCTTCGGGAACAGTTTTCTTGAGTCCCCAAAAGGAATTATTGGGGAAAGAAGCAAAGGGAGAGTATTCTAGTTTACCGAAACTGCTGGCAGCCAAAAAGCTAGATAGTTTTATAGAAGTTCCCAAAACTCAGAAAAAACAAGAACTAGTTAGCTACGTACCAGCTAATAGTATAGATGGCTTACCTGATTTAAACTGGCAGGTACTTTTATCTACAAATACAGCAACCGTATTTGAGCCGCAAAGACAATTGTTGTGGATTATAGCCATTGGTACAGCAGTGACAGCATTGATTGTAGCTGCGATCGCATCTCGGTTAGCTAAACTGACTACACAACCAATTCTCAATGCCACTGCGGCATTAGCGAAGCTAGGTCAAGGTAAATTTAATACCCGTCTGGAAATTGAAAGAGAAGACGAATTAGGGGTATTGAGTGCAAATATCAACCTGATGGCTGAACAATTACAAGTCTTAGTTAAGGAGCAGCAACAGGAACTAGACGTTGAAGGGGTAAAATTATTAGCAGATATTACTCTAAGAATTCGGAAAATTCTCAAAACTGAAGATATTTATCACGCAGCAGTCCAAGAAGTTCAGCGATCGCTAAAAACAGACCGGGTAATCATTTATAGTCTGAATCCAGATAATCGGGATGGCGTTGTCGTTGCGGAATCGGTAACTGGTGATTGGCCGGAAATGCTGGGAGTGCAAATTGACGACCCCTATTTTCGGGAACGTTATCTAGAAACTTATCACGATGGAGAGGTGCAAGCAGTTGCCAATATTCATCAAGACCAAAGCCTGAAAAATGCCGACGGTTACATCCAACTGTTGGAAAAATTTGCTGTCAAAGGTCATTTAATCGTACCGATTCTTGCCCAAGAAAAACTTTTAGGCTTATTAATTGCCCATCATTGCGAAACGCCTCGTGTTTGGCAACAGCCGGAAATTGACTTGTTTCAACAGATAGCAACTCAAGTCGGCTATGCCTTAGAACAAACCAAGTTACTAGAAGAGATAGAAAAAGTTAGAAATGTTACCGTAACCGGGTCAGACGAAACACTGCAACAGCAACTTTTAGAACTGCTTAACGACGTAGAAGGAGCAGCCAGAGGTGACTTGACAGTACGTGCAGACGTAACAGCTGGGGAAATAGGCACTGTTGCCGACTTCTTCAACTCCATTGTCGAAAGCCTCCGGGATATTGTTACCCAAGTTAAACAAGCTGCTATCCATGTGAATAGTGCCATTGGCTCTAACGAAGGAGCCATCCGCCACTTGGCAGAGGAAGCGCTCACCCAAGCTGCCGAAATCAACCGCACCCTTGATGCTGTTGACCAAATGACCCAATCCATGAAAGCTGTAGCCGAAAGTGCCGAAAAAGCTGCCTTCATTGCTAACCATGCTGCTCACACTGCCACTAAGAGCGGATACGCGATGGATTTAACAGTACAAAACATCCTGTCTTTGCGGGAAACTGTTGGTGAAACTGCTAAGAAAGTGAAACGTTTGGGAGAGTCTTCGCAACAAATTTCTCGCGTGGTGTCCTTAATTAACCAAATTGCGATTCAAACCAACTTACTAGCCATCAACGCCGGGATTGAAGCAGCACGTGCAGGTGAAGAAGGTCAAGGTTTTGCTGTAGTTGCTGAAGAAGTCGGCGAACTAGCAGTTAGGAGTGCCGCAGCAACTCAAGAAATTGAACAAATCGTTGAAAATATTCAACGAGAAACCAGTGAAGTAGTCCAAGCAATGGAAATAGGCACTACCCAAGTGGTAGAAGGGACTCGAATTGTGGAGGAGGCTAAACAAAGTCTGAGTGAAATTTTGGATGTATCGTCTCAAATTGACTCCTTAGTGCAGTCGATTTCCACTGCAACCGCATCTCAGGTTGAAACATCCCAAAGTGTTAGCCAATTGATGAAAGATATCGCTGCCATATCACAACGCACCAGCGATTCTTCTCGCCAAGTTTCTGAATCTCTGCAACAAACTGTAGAAATTTCCCAGCAATTGCAAGAGACTGTCGAGGCTTTCAAAGTTAGTTAA